From Skermanella sp. TT6, a single genomic window includes:
- a CDS encoding Hsp20 family protein produces the protein MTTRLSLFNSPLLLGFDQFERTLDRISKNSAEGYPPYNIEQIGEDGLRITLAVAGFTMDDLTVQTEDNQLVIRGRQTDDKSRIYLHRGIAARQFQRSFVLAEGIDVVGATLDNGLLHIDLKRPIPEPKVRTIAIQQPAGGPDDGATARTIDVTPETGR, from the coding sequence GTGACGACACGATTGTCCCTGTTCAACAGCCCGCTGCTGCTGGGTTTCGACCAGTTCGAGCGGACGCTCGACCGGATCTCGAAGAATTCGGCGGAGGGGTATCCGCCCTACAACATCGAGCAGATCGGCGAGGACGGCCTGCGCATCACGCTGGCGGTGGCAGGCTTCACCATGGACGACCTGACCGTCCAGACCGAGGACAACCAGCTCGTGATCCGGGGCCGCCAGACCGACGACAAGTCACGCATTTATCTTCACCGCGGCATCGCGGCGCGCCAGTTCCAGCGCAGCTTCGTCCTGGCGGAGGGGATCGACGTGGTCGGCGCCACCTTGGACAACGGGCTGCTGCACATCGACCTGAAGCGCCCGATCCCGGAACCCAAGGTGCGGACCATCGCGATCCAGCAGCCGGCCGGCGGGCCGGACGACGGCGCCACCGCCCGCACGATCGACGTGACGCCCGAGACGGGGCGTTAG
- a CDS encoding NADH:flavin oxidoreductase/NADH oxidase, with protein MTSSLFTPIDLAGVSFANRIVVSPMCQYSAEDGNANDWHIMHLGMLANSGASLVILEATAVEPAGRITPGDLGLYNDENEAALSRVMAAVRRYGTAKLGIQVSHAGRKASAQRPWEGGRSLPAGQGEWQTIAPSAIPFAEGWPAPRAFEAEDFKRVRDGFVATAERAARLGFDLMELHGAHGYLLHSFLSPLANTREDSYGGDFGGRTRFPLEVFDAVREVWPSDRPLGIRISASDWVDGGWTIEESIAFAKLLKARGCDFIDCSSGGVTLGIKIPTSPGYQVPFAARVRREAEIPTMAVGLIVEPKQAERIVAGGEADMVALARTVLDEPHWGWRAARELGGQVAFPPQYARAAPDLWPGHSFREDSSVMD; from the coding sequence ATGACCAGCAGCCTGTTCACGCCGATCGACCTTGCCGGAGTCAGTTTCGCCAACCGCATCGTCGTATCGCCGATGTGCCAGTACAGCGCCGAGGACGGCAACGCCAACGACTGGCACATCATGCATCTCGGCATGCTGGCGAATTCCGGCGCCTCCCTGGTGATCCTGGAAGCGACCGCGGTCGAGCCGGCCGGCCGCATAACCCCCGGCGACCTCGGCCTCTACAACGACGAGAACGAAGCTGCCCTGTCCCGCGTCATGGCGGCCGTCCGGCGCTACGGCACCGCCAAGCTGGGCATCCAGGTCAGCCATGCCGGCCGCAAGGCGTCGGCCCAGCGCCCCTGGGAAGGCGGCCGGTCGCTGCCGGCGGGGCAGGGCGAGTGGCAGACGATCGCCCCGTCGGCGATCCCGTTCGCCGAGGGCTGGCCCGCGCCGCGCGCCTTCGAGGCGGAAGACTTCAAGCGGGTCCGCGACGGCTTCGTGGCGACCGCCGAGCGGGCCGCCCGGCTGGGCTTCGACCTGATGGAACTGCACGGCGCCCACGGCTACCTGCTGCACTCCTTCCTGTCGCCCCTCGCCAACACGCGCGAGGACTCCTACGGCGGCGACTTCGGCGGCCGCACCCGTTTCCCGCTGGAAGTCTTCGATGCCGTGCGCGAGGTCTGGCCGTCCGACCGGCCGCTGGGCATCCGGATCAGCGCGTCGGACTGGGTGGACGGCGGCTGGACCATCGAGGAATCCATCGCCTTCGCCAAGCTGCTGAAGGCCCGCGGCTGCGACTTCATCGATTGCTCCAGCGGCGGCGTCACCCTGGGTATCAAGATCCCGACCTCGCCGGGATACCAAGTGCCCTTCGCGGCCCGCGTCCGCCGCGAGGCGGAGATCCCGACCATGGCCGTCGGCTTGATCGTCGAGCCGAAGCAGGCGGAGCGGATCGTCGCCGGCGGCGAGGCCGACATGGTGGCGCTCGCCCGCACCGTCCTCGACGAGCCGCACTGGGGCTGGCGCGCCGCCCGCGAGCTGGGCGGGCAGGTGGCCTTCCCGCCGCAATACGCCCGCGCCGCGCCCGACCTCTGGCCCGGCCATTCCTTCCGTGAAGACTCCTCGGTCATGGACTGA
- a CDS encoding DUF1150 family protein, giving the protein MNISPNSLRQISSQDFVAFGVNDLAYIKVVDVDGSTGYAIHAADGTPLTVMPEREAAFAAVRQHELEPVSVH; this is encoded by the coding sequence ATGAATATCAGCCCGAACTCTTTGCGCCAGATCTCCAGCCAGGACTTCGTGGCATTCGGCGTCAACGACCTCGCCTATATCAAGGTGGTCGACGTCGACGGCTCCACCGGCTACGCGATCCACGCCGCCGACGGAACGCCCCTGACCGTGATGCCCGAGCGCGAAGCCGCCTTCGCGGCCGTGCGCCAGCACGAGTTGGAGCCCGTCAGCGTCCACTGA
- a CDS encoding LLM class flavin-dependent oxidoreductase, whose translation MTIMNKLSETPVSVLDLSPLVEGATPADSYRCTLDLARHADRWGYNRYWLAEHHNIPGVASSATAVLIGHVAGGTERIRVGSGGIMLPNHAPLVVAEQFGTLESLYPGRIDLGLGRAPGTDQVTAHALRRDLNQTGDEFPQLLAELRAYFRPAVPGQRVRAIPGEGMDIPIWLLGSGGFSAQLAGQLGLPFSFARQFSPANTLPALDLYRRAFRPSEVLSQPYAMVGINVVAAATDEEARRLFTSHQQSFLNLVRGHPMRIAPPVEDMDQLWSERERAAVESQLRGSIVGSPETVRSGLEALLEDTAADEIMVSGMVFDHAARLRSYEIVADAFGNLRS comes from the coding sequence ATGACGATCATGAACAAGCTGTCCGAAACCCCCGTTTCGGTCCTGGACCTGTCGCCGCTGGTGGAAGGGGCGACCCCGGCCGACTCCTACCGCTGCACGCTCGACCTGGCGCGGCACGCCGACCGTTGGGGCTATAACCGCTACTGGCTGGCCGAGCACCACAACATCCCCGGCGTCGCCAGCTCGGCGACCGCCGTGCTGATCGGCCACGTCGCCGGCGGGACGGAGCGCATCCGCGTCGGCTCCGGCGGGATCATGCTGCCCAACCACGCACCCCTGGTGGTGGCAGAGCAGTTCGGCACGCTCGAGTCCCTCTATCCCGGCCGGATCGACCTGGGCCTCGGCCGCGCCCCCGGCACCGACCAGGTGACCGCCCACGCGCTGCGCCGGGACCTCAACCAGACCGGCGACGAGTTCCCGCAGCTCCTGGCCGAGCTCCGGGCCTATTTCCGTCCGGCGGTTCCCGGCCAGCGGGTCCGGGCGATCCCGGGGGAGGGGATGGACATCCCGATCTGGCTGCTCGGCTCCGGCGGCTTCAGCGCCCAGCTCGCCGGTCAGCTGGGGCTGCCCTTCTCCTTCGCGCGCCAGTTCTCGCCGGCCAACACCCTGCCGGCCCTCGACCTGTACCGGCGCGCCTTCCGCCCGTCTGAGGTCCTGTCCCAGCCCTATGCCATGGTCGGCATCAACGTGGTGGCCGCGGCAACCGACGAGGAGGCCAGGCGCCTCTTCACCTCCCACCAGCAGAGCTTCCTGAACCTGGTCCGCGGCCATCCCATGCGGATCGCCCCGCCGGTGGAGGACATGGACCAGCTGTGGTCCGAGCGCGAGCGCGCCGCCGTGGAAAGCCAGCTCCGGGGCTCCATCGTCGGATCCCCGGAAACCGTCCGCTCCGGCCTGGAAGCCCTGCTGGAGGACACCGCCGCCGACGAGATCATGGTCAGCGGCATGGTCTTCGACCACGCCGCCCGCTTGCGGTCCTACGAAATCGTGGCGGATGCCTTTGGCAATCTCCGCTCCTGA
- the trpA gene encoding tryptophan synthase subunit alpha, whose amino-acid sequence MSAAIDHGDTAAAMAAQSGQDRSGQAPSSRAADSGRLAARFETLKREGRGGLVTFVSAGDPDYATSLRLVQGLPGAGADVIELGMPFTDPMADGPSIQASSLRALKAGMTLRGTLRLVEEFRLTDAETPIILMGYYNPIYAYGVERFLTDARAAGVDGLIVVDLPPEEDVELCLPALAAGVNFIRLATPTTDDRRLPAVLANTSGFIYYVSIAGITGAGAATDEAISAAVERLRRHTDLPVAVGFGITTPAAAASVARLADAAVVGSAIVNRIAANLDENGSPAPGLVDDVLAFVRTLSDGVRAARG is encoded by the coding sequence ATGAGCGCTGCCATCGACCATGGCGACACCGCGGCGGCCATGGCCGCCCAATCCGGCCAAGATCGTTCCGGCCAGGCTCCGTCCAGCCGTGCCGCCGACAGCGGGCGGCTCGCCGCCCGGTTCGAGACCCTGAAGCGCGAGGGGCGCGGCGGGCTGGTGACCTTCGTCAGCGCCGGCGATCCCGACTACGCCACCAGCCTCAGGCTGGTCCAGGGCCTGCCGGGGGCCGGCGCCGACGTGATCGAACTGGGCATGCCCTTCACCGATCCCATGGCCGACGGCCCGTCGATCCAGGCCTCGTCCCTGCGGGCGCTCAAGGCCGGCATGACCCTGCGCGGCACGCTGCGGCTGGTGGAGGAATTCCGCCTGACCGACGCGGAGACGCCGATCATCCTGATGGGCTATTACAATCCCATCTATGCCTACGGCGTCGAGCGCTTCCTGACCGACGCCCGGGCCGCCGGCGTGGACGGCCTGATCGTGGTGGACCTGCCGCCGGAGGAGGACGTAGAGCTGTGTCTGCCGGCGCTGGCCGCCGGCGTCAACTTCATCCGGCTGGCGACGCCCACGACCGACGACCGGCGCCTGCCGGCCGTCCTGGCCAATACCAGCGGCTTCATCTACTACGTCTCGATCGCCGGCATCACCGGCGCCGGCGCCGCCACCGACGAGGCGATCTCCGCCGCCGTCGAACGGCTGCGCCGCCATACCGACCTGCCGGTCGCCGTGGGCTTCGGCATCACCACGCCGGCGGCCGCCGCCTCCGTCGCCCGGCTCGCCGACGCGGCCGTGGTCGGGTCGGCCATCGTCAACCGTATCGCCGCCAACCTGGACGAGAACGGCTCGCCCGCTCCCGGACTGGTCGACGACGTGCTGGCCTTCGTGCGAACCCTGTCCGACGGCGTCCGCGCCGCGCGCGGCTGA
- the wecC gene encoding UDP-N-acetyl-D-mannosamine dehydrogenase, translating to MQHKFSRVAIIGLGYIGLPTAATLASRGVEVIGVDVNEHAVSMITQGKVHFSEPDLDMLVRAAVMTGKLRAVVTPEPAEAFIIAVPTPLADDKRPDLGYIDAAARSIAPVLEAGNLIVLESTSPVGTSARLSRQLAELRPDLTFPHAAGERSDIRIAYCPERILPGRMVLELVENDRIIGGLTPACAARADQLYRIFVKGACLLTDANTAELVKLTENAYRDVNIAFANELSMICDGMGLDVWRVIELSNRHPRVKILQPGPGVGGHCIAVDPWFIVDGMPEASRLIRTAREVNDSKPLHVIERIRRHAQRFKDPVIACLGLTYKPNVDDLRESPALEITAHIARERLGKVLAVEPHIARLPRELAEFDNLRFCDMSDALAEADIAVLLVDHAEFRAIEAKELLNKIVIDTRGFWRDRLYVPDRYGRAAAE from the coding sequence GTGCAGCATAAGTTCTCCCGCGTTGCGATCATCGGCCTCGGCTATATCGGCTTGCCCACCGCCGCCACGCTCGCCAGCCGCGGGGTCGAGGTGATCGGCGTCGACGTCAATGAGCACGCCGTCTCCATGATCACCCAGGGCAAGGTGCATTTCAGCGAACCCGACCTGGACATGCTGGTCCGCGCCGCCGTCATGACCGGCAAGCTGCGCGCCGTCGTGACGCCGGAGCCGGCGGAGGCCTTCATCATCGCGGTGCCGACGCCTTTGGCCGACGACAAGCGCCCCGACCTTGGCTACATCGACGCGGCGGCCCGGTCGATCGCCCCGGTGCTGGAAGCCGGCAACCTGATCGTGCTGGAATCCACCTCGCCGGTCGGCACCTCGGCGCGCCTGTCGCGCCAGCTCGCCGAGCTGCGGCCGGACCTGACCTTCCCCCACGCGGCGGGCGAACGCTCCGACATCCGCATCGCCTATTGCCCGGAGCGCATCCTGCCCGGCCGCATGGTGCTGGAACTGGTCGAGAACGACCGCATCATCGGCGGCCTGACCCCCGCCTGCGCCGCCCGAGCCGACCAGCTCTACCGGATCTTCGTCAAGGGCGCCTGCCTGCTGACCGACGCCAACACCGCCGAGCTGGTCAAGCTGACCGAGAACGCCTACCGCGACGTCAACATCGCCTTCGCCAACGAGCTGTCGATGATCTGCGACGGCATGGGCCTGGACGTCTGGCGGGTGATCGAGCTGTCCAACCGCCACCCCCGCGTCAAGATCCTCCAGCCCGGCCCGGGCGTCGGCGGCCACTGCATCGCGGTGGATCCCTGGTTCATCGTGGACGGCATGCCCGAGGCGTCGCGGCTGATCCGCACCGCCCGCGAGGTCAACGATTCCAAGCCGCTCCACGTCATCGAGCGCATCCGGCGCCACGCCCAGCGCTTCAAGGACCCGGTGATCGCCTGCCTGGGCCTGACCTACAAGCCCAACGTGGACGACCTGCGCGAGAGCCCGGCGCTGGAGATCACCGCCCATATCGCGCGGGAGCGCCTGGGCAAGGTGCTCGCGGTCGAACCGCACATCGCGCGCCTGCCCCGCGAACTGGCCGAGTTCGACAACCTGCGCTTCTGCGACATGTCCGACGCCCTGGCCGAGGCCGACATCGCCGTCCTGCTGGTGGATCATGCGGAGTTCCGGGCGATCGAGGCCAAGGAACTGCTCAACAAGATCGTCATCGACACCCGCGGCTTCTGGCGCGACCGCCTCTACGTTCCCGACCGCTACGGCCGCGCCGCCGCGGAGTAG
- a CDS encoding bifunctional folylpolyglutamate synthase/dihydrofolate synthase, with the protein MSQPPTAPQPPSLPAIVPSGERADPVLDRLKHLHPKVIDLSLGRTFRMLEAVGSPHLRLPPVVHVAGTNGKGSTIAFLRAFLEAAGRRVHVYTSPHLVRFHERIRLAGDLIADDHLAAILEECEAANRGEPITYFEITTAAAMLAFSRVPADVLLLETGLGGRLDSTNVVDRPAVTALTRISYDHMQFLGPTLSAIAGEKAGIMKPGVPAVVAPQPAEEAMAVFRARAAAIGAPLHAAGEDWTVAAAGDGFRFEGPGRRADLPLPALPGAHQIVNAGVALACLDHLPGPRVPDAAVVRGLAEVSWPGRLQRLTRGPLVDRLPPGWELWLDGGHNDSAGEVLGAQAARWAAADGMPLNLVFGMLATKEPADFLRPLAPHAPLLRAVAVPGEEASLPPRAAVEAARAAGIADAEPAAGVEEALADIMTRAAGPTRVMICGSLYLAGAVLARHG; encoded by the coding sequence TTGAGCCAGCCCCCAACGGCGCCGCAGCCGCCGTCACTCCCGGCGATCGTCCCGAGCGGTGAGCGTGCCGACCCGGTCCTGGACCGGCTGAAGCACCTTCACCCCAAGGTCATCGACCTGTCGCTCGGCCGGACCTTCCGGATGCTGGAGGCCGTCGGCAGCCCGCACCTGCGGCTGCCGCCGGTGGTCCATGTGGCGGGGACCAACGGCAAGGGATCGACCATCGCCTTCCTGCGCGCCTTCCTGGAGGCGGCGGGCCGGCGGGTCCACGTCTATACCTCGCCCCATCTCGTGCGCTTCCACGAACGCATCCGGCTGGCCGGGGACCTGATCGCCGACGACCACCTCGCCGCCATCCTGGAGGAGTGCGAGGCGGCGAACCGGGGCGAGCCGATCACCTATTTCGAGATCACGACCGCCGCCGCCATGCTGGCCTTCTCCCGCGTGCCGGCCGACGTGCTGCTGCTGGAGACCGGGCTGGGCGGCCGGCTCGACAGCACCAACGTGGTCGACCGCCCGGCGGTGACGGCGCTGACCCGCATCTCCTACGACCACATGCAATTCCTGGGGCCGACCCTGTCCGCCATCGCGGGCGAGAAGGCCGGCATCATGAAGCCGGGCGTCCCCGCCGTCGTGGCGCCCCAGCCGGCGGAAGAGGCCATGGCGGTCTTCCGCGCCCGCGCCGCCGCGATCGGCGCCCCGCTCCACGCCGCGGGGGAGGATTGGACGGTCGCGGCCGCCGGCGACGGCTTCCGGTTCGAGGGACCCGGCCGACGCGCCGACCTGCCGCTGCCGGCGCTGCCGGGCGCCCACCAGATCGTCAATGCCGGGGTGGCGCTGGCCTGCCTCGACCATCTGCCCGGCCCCCGGGTGCCCGACGCGGCGGTGGTGCGCGGACTGGCGGAGGTCTCCTGGCCCGGCCGGCTCCAGCGGCTGACCCGCGGCCCCCTGGTGGACCGGCTGCCCCCGGGATGGGAACTGTGGCTGGACGGCGGGCACAACGATTCCGCCGGCGAGGTGCTGGGCGCCCAGGCCGCCCGCTGGGCCGCGGCCGACGGAATGCCGCTGAACCTGGTCTTCGGCATGCTGGCGACCAAGGAACCGGCCGACTTCCTGCGGCCCCTCGCCCCCCACGCGCCGCTGCTCCGCGCGGTCGCCGTCCCGGGCGAGGAAGCCTCCCTCCCGCCCCGGGCCGCGGTGGAGGCCGCGCGCGCCGCCGGCATCGCCGATGCCGAGCCGGCCGCCGGCGTGGAGGAGGCCCTGGCCGACATCATGACGCGCGCCGCCGGGCCGACCCGGGTGATGATCTGCGGCTCCCTCTACCTCGCCGGCGCGGTGCTCGCCCGCCACGGTTGA
- the accD gene encoding acetyl-CoA carboxylase, carboxyltransferase subunit beta, protein MNWLTNFVRPKIRALYTRKEVPDNLWHKCANCEAMIFHRDLEENLHVCQHCGFHMRLDADKRLKMLFDDDDYHVIELPKVPVDPLRFRDQKRYTDRLKEAQAKSGKNDAIQVAHGRMGGIPTVIAAFDFGFMGGSMGIAVGEGLLAAARLAVLQEAPLVVVPSSGGARMQEGILSLMQMPRSTIAVQMVKEAGLPYIVVLTDPTTGGVTASFAMLGDLHIAEKGAQIGFAGARVIEDTIRETLPEGFQRSEYLMEHGMVDMVVHRKDLRATLVRVLDLLGRPGPSAEIVPLPKPEAEAPAMTAKAAPTEAEPLEAVELEPASPAPAQPQSGETVEPAPNGAAAAVTPGDRPER, encoded by the coding sequence ATGAACTGGCTTACCAATTTCGTCCGCCCCAAGATCCGCGCGCTCTACACCAGGAAGGAAGTGCCGGACAATCTCTGGCACAAGTGCGCCAACTGCGAGGCGATGATCTTCCACCGCGACCTGGAAGAGAACCTCCACGTCTGCCAGCATTGCGGCTTCCACATGCGCCTGGATGCCGACAAGCGCCTGAAGATGCTGTTCGACGACGACGACTACCATGTCATCGAGCTGCCCAAGGTGCCGGTCGATCCGCTGCGCTTCCGCGACCAGAAGCGCTACACCGACCGCTTGAAGGAAGCCCAGGCCAAGTCCGGCAAGAACGACGCGATCCAGGTCGCGCACGGCAGGATGGGCGGCATCCCGACCGTCATCGCAGCCTTCGACTTCGGCTTCATGGGCGGCTCCATGGGGATCGCGGTGGGCGAGGGGCTGCTGGCCGCGGCACGGCTCGCCGTCCTCCAGGAGGCGCCGCTGGTCGTGGTGCCGTCCTCCGGCGGCGCCCGCATGCAGGAAGGCATCCTGTCGCTGATGCAGATGCCGCGCAGCACCATCGCGGTGCAGATGGTGAAGGAGGCGGGGCTTCCCTACATCGTCGTCCTGACCGACCCGACCACCGGCGGCGTCACGGCCTCCTTCGCGATGCTGGGCGACCTGCACATCGCCGAGAAGGGCGCGCAGATCGGCTTCGCCGGCGCCCGCGTGATCGAGGACACCATCCGCGAGACCCTGCCGGAAGGCTTCCAGCGGTCCGAATACCTGATGGAGCACGGCATGGTGGACATGGTCGTCCACCGCAAGGACCTCAGGGCCACGCTGGTCCGGGTGCTCGACCTGCTCGGCCGCCCCGGTCCCTCCGCCGAGATCGTCCCCCTGCCGAAGCCGGAGGCCGAGGCCCCCGCCATGACGGCGAAGGCCGCCCCGACGGAGGCCGAGCCGTTGGAAGCGGTCGAGCTTGAACCGGCGTCCCCGGCGCCGGCGCAACCCCAGAGCGGTGAGACAGTTGAGCCAGCCCCCAACGGCGCCGCAGCCGCCGTCACTCCCGGCGATCGTCCCGAGCGGTGA
- a CDS encoding OmpA family protein, translating into MNSPFARRLAATAAILLAPALASPGHGAEVRMFDRPPTVSEVQELLSAPAPRYRSIEIVGAAGKAVQNAAPAPAPASYSAPATAPETAAASAQQVVPAVAEAPVPRAEVAAVPPAPPAPDVDEKAFGFRINFAFDSAVIPAESFEYIDTIGQVMQESPDLRIKVEGHTDASGSDAYNQTLSEKRARAVAEYLVVKHRIAGSRIQAAGMGEGHPLTANAFDKANRRVQFARAN; encoded by the coding sequence ATGAACAGCCCCTTCGCCCGCCGCCTCGCCGCCACCGCCGCAATCCTGCTCGCCCCGGCCCTGGCTTCGCCGGGCCACGGCGCCGAGGTCAGGATGTTCGACCGCCCGCCCACCGTGTCCGAGGTCCAGGAACTGCTCAGCGCGCCGGCGCCCCGCTACCGCAGCATCGAGATCGTCGGCGCCGCCGGCAAGGCGGTCCAGAACGCGGCCCCGGCGCCGGCCCCCGCCTCCTATTCGGCGCCCGCGACCGCGCCGGAAACGGCCGCGGCATCCGCCCAGCAGGTCGTCCCGGCCGTCGCCGAAGCCCCGGTCCCCCGGGCCGAGGTCGCGGCGGTTCCGCCGGCTCCGCCCGCCCCCGACGTGGACGAGAAGGCCTTCGGCTTCCGCATCAACTTCGCCTTCGACTCCGCCGTCATCCCGGCCGAATCCTTCGAGTACATCGACACGATCGGCCAGGTCATGCAGGAGTCGCCGGACCTCCGCATCAAGGTCGAAGGGCACACCGACGCCTCCGGCAGCGACGCCTACAACCAGACCCTATCGGAAAAGCGTGCCCGCGCCGTAGCCGAGTACCTGGTGGTCAAGCACCGGATCGCCGGATCCCGCATCCAGGCCGCCGGCATGGGCGAGGGCCATCCCCTCACCGCGAACGCCTTCGACAAGGCGAACCGCCGGGTCCAGTTCGCCCGCGCGAACTGA
- a CDS encoding FitA-like ribbon-helix-helix domain-containing protein, which translates to MAQVIIRNIEDEVVERLKRMAVTKGTSLEQELRSILAEAAYRPDRVLSELAHLRTLTPAGSRPLAEDLVREGRDER; encoded by the coding sequence ATGGCACAGGTCATCATCAGGAACATCGAGGACGAGGTCGTCGAGCGACTCAAGCGGATGGCGGTGACCAAGGGCACATCGCTGGAGCAGGAGTTGCGCTCCATCCTGGCGGAAGCTGCCTACAGGCCCGACCGCGTCCTCTCGGAGCTTGCACACCTGCGCACCCTTACGCCGGCCGGATCCAGGCCGTTGGCCGAGGATCTGGTGCGCGAAGGACGGGATGAACGGTGA
- the trpB gene encoding tryptophan synthase subunit beta, whose protein sequence is MQRLNTYRSGPDEHGHFGIYGGRFVAETLMPLILEVEQAYNAAKVDPAFKAELRHYLTHYVGRPSPLYHAERLTARFGGAKVYFKRDELNHTGAHKINNCMGQILLARRMGKRRIIAETGAGQHGVATATVCALFDLPCTIYMGETDIERQKPNVFRMKLLGAEVKPVSSGSRTLKDAMNEALRDWVTNVEDTFYIIGTVAGPHPYPAMVRDFQSVIGEEVREQMMAAEGRLPDSLVACIGGGSNAMGLFYPFLDEPTVRMVAVEAAGHGIETGAHAASLTGGRPGVLHGNRTYLLQNEDGQITEGHSISAGLDYPGIGPEHSWLHDVGRVEYISATDNEALDAFQMCSRLEGIIPALEPSHALAAVTKLAPTLPKDHLLVMNLCGRGDKDIFTVADALGVKI, encoded by the coding sequence ATGCAGCGGCTGAATACCTACCGTTCGGGTCCGGACGAGCACGGGCACTTCGGCATCTATGGCGGACGCTTCGTCGCCGAGACGCTGATGCCCCTGATCCTGGAGGTCGAGCAGGCCTACAACGCCGCCAAGGTCGATCCCGCCTTCAAGGCGGAGCTGCGCCATTACCTGACGCACTATGTCGGCCGGCCCAGCCCGCTGTACCATGCCGAGCGGCTGACCGCCCGGTTCGGCGGCGCCAAGGTCTATTTCAAGCGGGACGAGCTGAACCACACCGGCGCCCACAAGATCAACAACTGCATGGGCCAGATCCTGCTGGCCAGGCGGATGGGCAAGCGCCGCATCATCGCGGAGACCGGGGCCGGCCAGCACGGCGTCGCCACCGCCACGGTCTGCGCCCTGTTCGACCTGCCCTGCACGATCTACATGGGCGAGACCGACATCGAGCGGCAGAAGCCCAACGTCTTCCGGATGAAGCTGCTGGGGGCGGAGGTCAAGCCGGTCAGCTCCGGCTCGCGCACCCTCAAGGACGCCATGAACGAGGCGCTCCGCGACTGGGTGACCAACGTCGAGGACACCTTCTACATCATCGGCACGGTCGCCGGCCCGCACCCCTATCCGGCCATGGTGCGCGACTTCCAGTCCGTCATCGGGGAGGAAGTGCGGGAGCAGATGATGGCCGCCGAGGGACGGCTGCCCGACAGCCTCGTCGCCTGCATCGGCGGCGGCTCCAACGCCATGGGCCTGTTCTACCCGTTCCTGGACGAGCCGACCGTCCGCATGGTCGCGGTCGAGGCCGCCGGCCACGGCATTGAGACCGGCGCCCACGCCGCCTCGCTGACCGGCGGGCGCCCCGGCGTGCTGCACGGCAACCGCACATACCTGCTCCAGAACGAGGACGGCCAGATCACCGAGGGACACTCGATCTCGGCGGGCCTCGACTATCCCGGCATCGGGCCGGAGCACTCCTGGCTGCACGACGTCGGCCGGGTCGAGTATATCTCCGCCACCGACAACGAGGCGCTGGACGCCTTCCAGATGTGCTCGCGCCTGGAAGGCATCATCCCGGCGCTGGAGCCGTCCCACGCGCTGGCCGCCGTCACCAAGCTGGCGCCGACCCTGCCCAAGGATCACCTTCTGGTGATGAACCTGTGCGGCCGGGGCGACAAGGACATCTTCACCGTGGCGGACGCCCTGGGGGTCAAGATATGA